GATCCAGTGACAGCAGACCATGTGTATTTGCTTCCATTGGAGAAAAAATCCATCGTGAAAATCCTCACTGAACATCCTGACATTGATGCAGTCTTACCTACTATGGGAGGACAGACAGCATTGAACTTAGCGATTGATTGTGATAAAGCCGGTATCTGGAAAAAATTCAATACACGCATGATTGGTGTAGATATCGACGCAATTGATACCGCAGAAGACCGGGAGAAATTCAAGGAGCTGATGAAGAAAATTGGAGTGTCTGTCTGTGAAGGTAGCACTGCAACCTCTTTTCTTCAAGGTAAAGAAATCGCTCAGGAAATTGGTTTCCCATTGATCATCAGAGCTTCCTATACATTAGGAGGTGCTGGAGGTGCCTTTGTGGAAAAAGCAGAGGACTTTGAAAAACTCCTAAGCGCTGGTCTTCAGGCTTCGCCAGTTCATGAAGTATTGATTGAGCAGAGTATCCTGGGATGGAAAGAATACGAGCTCGAAGTGATGCGTGATAACATCGGGAACATGATCGTGATCTGTTCTATCGAAAACTTTGACCCAATGGGGGTTCACACTGGTGATTCCATTACAGTGGCACCAGCAATGACACTACCAGATACTGTTTATCAGCGCATGAGAAATTATGCGATTACGATGATGAACAGCATCGGGACTTTTGCAGGTGGTTGTAATGTTCAATTCGCCGTAAGCCCTGATAATGAAACTATCATCGGGATCGAAATTAACCCTCGAGTATCTAGATCTTCCGCTTTAGCCTCTAAAGCTACAGGGTATCCTATTGCTAAAGTGGCTGCTAAGCTAGCGATTGGCTATAATTTGGATGAACTTCCTAATTCAATCACAGGAACTACTTCAGCGTATTTTGAGCCATCCATTGACTATGTGATTGTGAAAGTTCCACGTTGGAATTTTGATAAATTCAAAGGTTCGGATAGAAGACTGGGTCTTTCTATGAAGGCTGTTGGAGAAGTGATGGGAATCGGTAGAAACTTTCAGGAAGCCCTCCAGAAAGCATGTCAGTCTCTTGAGATCAAAAGAAATGGTTTAGGAGCTGATGGGAAAGAATTGAAGGATCAGGAAAAGATTCTTTATTCTTTAGCCAACCCAAGCTGGAATCGTTTATTCCATGTTTACGATGCCTTTAAATTGGGGATCTCTTTCCGTACTATTTATGATTTGACAAAAATCGATAAGTGGTTCTTGAGACAAATTGAGGAGTTGATCCACTTAGAGCATGAAATTGATAAGTATGACATCAATAACATTCCTTATGAGATCATGGATATGGCCAAGAAAAGAGGCTATGCCGATCGTCAATTAGCTCATTTATTGGGATGCTTAGAGAGTGAAGTATTTAATAAAAGATACCATGAGATGGGTATCAAGCGAGTATACAAACTTGTAGATACCTGTGCAGCTGAATTTGAAGCGCAGACTCCATATTATTACTCTTCCTTTGGTGAAGAGAACGAATCCACTACGACAGACCGTAAGAAGGTGGTAGTCTTAGGTTCAGGGCCCAACCGTGTAGGACAAGGGATTGAATTTGATTACTCTTGTGTGCATGGGGTTTTGGCTGCCAAAGAATGTGGCTATGAAACCATCATGATCAACTGTAATCCTGAGACAGTTTCTACAGATTTTGATATCGCAGATAAATTATATTTCGAACCAGTATTCTGGGAGCATATATATGAAATCATCTTGCACGAGAAGCCAGAAGGCGTAATCGTTCAGTTAGGTGGTCAAACTGCCTTGAAGCTTGCAGAAAAGCTTGAGAAATATGGTATCAAAATCATCGGAACTAGCTTTGAGGCTTTGGATCTTGCTGAAGATAGAGGAAGATTCTCTACCTTATTGAAAGAGAATGACGTTCCTTATCCAGAATTTGGAACAGTTCATACTACCGACGAAGCATTAGAACTCTGCAAAACGATTGGCTTCCCACTATTGGTTAGACCAAGTTATGTATTAGGTGGTCAAGGCATGAAGATCGTGATCAACGAGAAGGAGCTGGAAGAGCATGTTGTGGATGTGTTGAGAGATATCCCAAATAATGAGATCCTACTCGATCACTTCTTGGAAGGTGCTATTGAAGCTGAAGCAGATGCGATTTGTGATGGAGAAAATGTGTACATCATCGGAATCATGCAGCATATTGAGCCAGCGGGTATTCACTCTGGGGATTCTTACGCAGTTCTTCCTCCCTATAATTTGGGAGACTTGGTGATTCGACAGATTGAAACTTACACTGAGAAAATTGCCCTTGCATTGAAAACTGTCGGTTTGATCAATATCCAATTTGCGATCAAAAACGACAAGGTGTATATTATTGAGGCAAACCCAAGAGCTTCTCGAACCGTACCATTTATCTGTAAGGCTTATCGTGAACCTTATGTGAATTACGCCGTAAAGGTGATGTTGGGCGAGAAAAAAGTAACCGATTTTGAATTCAATCCGGTGAAAAAGGGTTATGCTATCAAGGAACCAGTTTTCTCATTCCATAAATTCCCGAATGTAAACAAAGAATTGGGGCCTGAAATGAAGTCTACCGGTGAGGCGATTTACTTTATCGATGACTTGATGGATGATTATTTCTTGAAAATTTACTCTGAGAGAAATCTCTATTTGAGTAGGTAATTAATATAAATCAAAAAGAATAGTTTTGGTAAAATTTCTTGTAATAGTACTTGGAGTAGGCTGGCTTTTG
Above is a window of Algoriphagus machipongonensis DNA encoding:
- the carB gene encoding carbamoyl-phosphate synthase large subunit; this encodes MPKESSIKHVLIIGSGPIVIGQACEFDYSGSQAARSLREEGITVTLINSNPATIMTDPVTADHVYLLPLEKKSIVKILTEHPDIDAVLPTMGGQTALNLAIDCDKAGIWKKFNTRMIGVDIDAIDTAEDREKFKELMKKIGVSVCEGSTATSFLQGKEIAQEIGFPLIIRASYTLGGAGGAFVEKAEDFEKLLSAGLQASPVHEVLIEQSILGWKEYELEVMRDNIGNMIVICSIENFDPMGVHTGDSITVAPAMTLPDTVYQRMRNYAITMMNSIGTFAGGCNVQFAVSPDNETIIGIEINPRVSRSSALASKATGYPIAKVAAKLAIGYNLDELPNSITGTTSAYFEPSIDYVIVKVPRWNFDKFKGSDRRLGLSMKAVGEVMGIGRNFQEALQKACQSLEIKRNGLGADGKELKDQEKILYSLANPSWNRLFHVYDAFKLGISFRTIYDLTKIDKWFLRQIEELIHLEHEIDKYDINNIPYEIMDMAKKRGYADRQLAHLLGCLESEVFNKRYHEMGIKRVYKLVDTCAAEFEAQTPYYYSSFGEENESTTTDRKKVVVLGSGPNRVGQGIEFDYSCVHGVLAAKECGYETIMINCNPETVSTDFDIADKLYFEPVFWEHIYEIILHEKPEGVIVQLGGQTALKLAEKLEKYGIKIIGTSFEALDLAEDRGRFSTLLKENDVPYPEFGTVHTTDEALELCKTIGFPLLVRPSYVLGGQGMKIVINEKELEEHVVDVLRDIPNNEILLDHFLEGAIEAEADAICDGENVYIIGIMQHIEPAGIHSGDSYAVLPPYNLGDLVIRQIETYTEKIALALKTVGLINIQFAIKNDKVYIIEANPRASRTVPFICKAYREPYVNYAVKVMLGEKKVTDFEFNPVKKGYAIKEPVFSFHKFPNVNKELGPEMKSTGEAIYFIDDLMDDYFLKIYSERNLYLSR